The Deltaproteobacteria bacterium genomic interval TCATCAAAGTCTAGCACCTTTTGCCATCGAAGAGCTCTTTGAAATGATTGAAGCTCTTGAATCTAATAATGATATCGACTTTAAGGAAGAGCTGGGAGATGTCTTATTCCAAGTGGCTCTCCACTGCCAATTGGCTGCAGAAAGGGGAGCCTTTACTTACCAAGACGTCATTCAAACCCTTTCAGAAAAATTGATCCGAAGACATCCCCACGTTTTTGAAAATGGACCTAAAAAAGATATCCATGAAGTCTGGACTCACTGGGAAAAAATTAAAAAAGAAGAAAAGAAAAACAAGCAGCGAAATGATTCCTTTTTTGATTTTCCAAAGCAACTTCCAGCCCTCCAACGAGCTCATAAAATCGGAGTTAAAGGTCAAAAGTTGCACTTTGATTGGAAACTTCCAGAAAATGTTTTTGCCAAGGTTCTTGAAGAACTTAATGAACTTAATTTTGAAATACAAAACAAAACGGATCAAGCCATCTCACAAGAAAAAATTCAAGAGGAGTTTGGCGATTTATTATTTAGTCTGGCTCAGTGGGCAAGGCATCTGGGAATAGAACCGGAACAATCCCTCAGACTTGCAAATCAAAAATTCGAATTTAGATTTGAGAAAATGATGAAACTGGCCCAGGCAAGAAATCTAGTGTGGGATGACTTATCTGATTTCGAAAAAGAAAGACTTTGGCAAGAAATCAAACTTGACATTTAATCTTTACACTCATGAAAATAAAGTTGTCTTTAAAAATATAAAACAACTACAAGAAGGGTACCTATGTCCGATCGTAAATTCACCAGATTTCAACCCGATGAGAATTCCGTAGCTCTTGTCGATTTTAAGGCGACAACTAAAGAGTTCAATCCAACCCTTACAGCTCTCATTTTAAATGAATCGTATTCCGGTTGTTCAATTCTTCTGGCTTGCAATGATTTAGTTAAACTCAATTCAAAATTGAAAATAAAAATTGGCAATTTACATACGATGAAGGCCGAAGTTGTTTGGTGTAAAGTGCTTGAAGAAAATATTCAAAAAATTGGGATTAAACTTTTAGAATAATGACGGATAACTATTCGTTTCTTTTTTTTAATTCTAAAATCCATAGCATTCAATTAGGTAGAGATTTAACTAAGCATATAAAACGAGGACATCGCTGGGTATTTGCAAGTAGTTTTGATCCTAAAATCAACTTTAAATCGGGCCTTTACTTCTTAAAATACAAAGAAGAAATTCTAGGCCTTGGAATTTTACAATCAGAGACCCAGCTTCGATTTCGAATTATTTGTTTTTCTGATGACTGGTTTTTCAATAAAAATAATCCAGAAAAAACCTTACAAATAGCAATGGAAACACAGTGGAAGAAAGCCCTTGGATTAAGAGCTCTCTTTAACTTAGATGAAACCAATTCTTTTAGACTCATTAATGGCGAAGGCGATGGCTTTCCGGGCATGGTTATTGATATTTATGGCGACACTGCCGTCATAAAGTATGACCAACCCCTCCTTGAACAAATTTGGGAAAAAATGGCCATCTCAAGGAGAATCCTTGCTGATCTCTCTCAGATTAAAAATGTTTATTTTAAAAGACGAAATAGCTCAGAAAACAAAGGCGAGATCTTGTTTGGCCAATTGGAACCTGAAACTATTTTCAAAGAGAATAAACTGATTTTTTCAGCTAATATCAAGGAGGGCTCAAAAACAGGTTTTTTTTTGGATCAAAGAGATAACCGACAACATATTAAAACCTTTGCAAAAAATAAATCGGTTTTAAATCTATTTAGCTATACTGGAGGGTTTTCCCTTTCTGCTGCCTCAGGGGAAGCAAAAAATGTAACTAGCGTGGATATTGCCCCTGCCGCCATAGCTGCTATTGATAAGAACTTTTCACTCAATCCTTTTAAAACGATCACTCAGAACATAGCCATGGATGCCTTTGTCTACGTTGAAGAACAAATAAAAGCGAAAGCTAAATTTGATATGGTCATAACGGACCCTCCTAGTTTTGCACCAAATGAAGCTTCAGTACCTCAAGCCATTTCAGCTTATACAAAAATTTTTTCTGACTCATTAAAATTGGTATCTCCTAATGGCTTTTTTGCAGCAAGTTCTTGCTCGAGCCATATCACTTTAGCTAATTTCCTAGAGATCCTCAGAGAGGCCTTTTCAAAAAATAGAAAAAGAGGAACCTTGATCCTTCAAGGAGGGCAACCTTTTGATCACCCCTATCCTTTAGCTATGGAAGAATTAAAATATCTAAAATTTGCTCTTTTTCAAATTTAAAATCACAATCCAGGGTCATAGGCGTATCCCGTGCGCAGGAGGCTATGTCTTGATTAGTTTTATAAAGAACTTTTGTCCTTTAATTCGCCCTTCTTTTAATCGATCTTCAGCAATAAGAGCTAGCTCCGTGGCAATCGCCACGTAAGAGATATAGTCCTGGATTTCAATTTTTCCAATTTTGTTCCCAGGAATATTTCCCTCAACTCCGGTCAAAGCTCCAAGGATATCACCGGGTCTCAGTTTGTTTTTTCTGCCACCTGAAATGGATAAGGTTTGCATGGCTGCCAGCCAAAGGCTCGATGGTAAACCATGTTGATTTTTGTAACCCAAACTGGGCCTATTTATTTTCACCTTCAATCTTTCAACATAATCCAAAATATCTTTCTCTTCATTAGGACGGATGAGTGTAACCGCCGTACCTTTTTTACCCGCCCTACCCGTTCTGCCAATTCGATGAATATAAGTCTCTGGCTGCAGTGGAAAATCATAATTAATAACTAACTCCAAGTGATCAATGTCCAAACCTCTTGCCGCTAAATCTGTAGCTACTAAGATGCGATAACTTCCATTTCTAAAAAGCGCCATGACCTTATCACGATCTGCTTGTTCTAAATTTCCGTGAAGGGCCGCGCAACTAGCTCCTTTTTCTTTTAGGCTTGATACCAATTCATCAACAACCACCTTTTGGTTACAGAAAATGAGGGTCGCTGCCGATAAATGTTGTTGTAAGACTCGATATAAAATATTCAATTTACTTTCATTGTTGTCGGTATTGGCATCGGCATATTCATAGTAGATCTGATCGATCAAACTTAAATCTTCGTCTTGATCTTCAATACTTATTTTTATAGGGTTTTTCTGATAATTCTGACTTAACTTTTCAATTGAATCCGGAAATGTTGCAGAGAAAAAAACAGTTTGCCTCATTTGAGGGACTTTATTTATAATCGCACGAATATCTGCTTCAAATCCTAATTCTAACATTTTGTCTGCTTCGTCCAAAACTAATGTTGAAATTTGATTTAAAAAAAACTTGCCTTTATATATTAAATCTAAGATGCGCCCAGGAGTTCCAACTGCAATATGAATACCTTTAGATAAAGAAAAGGCTTGCT includes:
- the mazG gene encoding nucleoside triphosphate pyrophosphohydrolase, which encodes MQIVKDLRGPDGCPWDKEQTHQSLAPFAIEELFEMIEALESNNDIDFKEELGDVLFQVALHCQLAAERGAFTYQDVIQTLSEKLIRRHPHVFENGPKKDIHEVWTHWEKIKKEEKKNKQRNDSFFDFPKQLPALQRAHKIGVKGQKLHFDWKLPENVFAKVLEELNELNFEIQNKTDQAISQEKIQEEFGDLLFSLAQWARHLGIEPEQSLRLANQKFEFRFEKMMKLAQARNLVWDDLSDFEKERLWQEIKLDI
- a CDS encoding class I SAM-dependent rRNA methyltransferase; translation: MTDNYSFLFFNSKIHSIQLGRDLTKHIKRGHRWVFASSFDPKINFKSGLYFLKYKEEILGLGILQSETQLRFRIICFSDDWFFNKNNPEKTLQIAMETQWKKALGLRALFNLDETNSFRLINGEGDGFPGMVIDIYGDTAVIKYDQPLLEQIWEKMAISRRILADLSQIKNVYFKRRNSSENKGEILFGQLEPETIFKENKLIFSANIKEGSKTGFFLDQRDNRQHIKTFAKNKSVLNLFSYTGGFSLSAASGEAKNVTSVDIAPAAIAAIDKNFSLNPFKTITQNIAMDAFVYVEEQIKAKAKFDMVITDPPSFAPNEASVPQAISAYTKIFSDSLKLVSPNGFFAASSCSSHITLANFLEILREAFSKNRKRGTLILQGGQPFDHPYPLAMEELKYLKFALFQI
- the dbpA gene encoding ATP-dependent RNA helicase DbpA; translation: MRSFLQQNENQNENQSEKHSHFSSLNLKSELLSVLAEVGFSSMTPIQSQSLPLLLSGKDLIGKSKTGSGKTAAFVLPILEKLQLEVRDPQALIICPTRELGQQVTKEIRRLGRKLDGMQVLLLAGGQPVREQAFSLSKGIHIAVGTPGRILDLIYKGKFFLNQISTLVLDEADKMLELGFEADIRAIINKVPQMRQTVFFSATFPDSIEKLSQNYQKNPIKISIEDQDEDLSLIDQIYYEYADANTDNNESKLNILYRVLQQHLSAATLIFCNQKVVVDELVSSLKEKGASCAALHGNLEQADRDKVMALFRNGSYRILVATDLAARGLDIDHLELVINYDFPLQPETYIHRIGRTGRAGKKGTAVTLIRPNEEKDILDYVERLKVKINRPSLGYKNQHGLPSSLWLAAMQTLSISGGRKNKLRPGDILGALTGVEGNIPGNKIGKIEIQDYISYVAIATELALIAEDRLKEGRIKGQKFFIKLIKT